In Falco biarmicus isolate bFalBia1 chromosome 5, bFalBia1.pri, whole genome shotgun sequence, a single genomic region encodes these proteins:
- the TMEM60 gene encoding transmembrane protein 60, which yields MRMSLAQRVLLTWLFTLLFLIMLVLKLDEKAPWNWFLIFIPVWIFDTILLVMLIVKMAGRCKSGFDPRNGSQNIKKKTWYLIAMLLKLAFCLALCAKLQRFTTMKLAYVFIPLWALLIGGMVELGYNIFYVRRD from the coding sequence ATGAGAATGTCCCTGGCACAAAGAGTACTACTGACATGGCTTTTTACGTTACTCTTCCTGATCATGCTGGTGCTAAAGTTGGATGAGAAAGCACCATGGAACTGGTTCctcatttttattcctgtctGGATATTTGATACTATTCTTCTAGTTATGCTAATTGTAAAAATGGCTGGACGCTGTAAATCTGGCTTTGACCCTCGTAATGGCTCccaaaacatcaagaaaaaaacctggtaTCTCATTGCAATGCTACTTAAATTAGCCTTCTGCCTTGCCCTCTGTGCTAAACTGCAACGATTTACTACGATGAAACTAGCCTATGTATTTATCCCTTTGTGGGCCTTGCTTATTGGGGGTATGGTTGAACTTGGATATAATATCTTCTACGTACGAAGAGACTAA